In Rutidosis leptorrhynchoides isolate AG116_Rl617_1_P2 chromosome 2, CSIRO_AGI_Rlap_v1, whole genome shotgun sequence, one genomic interval encodes:
- the LOC139894325 gene encoding uncharacterized protein has product MASSTLSHSLISPLNSQSQISNRPPQTISFNRLSTPRISRSKLTTSLVVNCTSAASDTGSKDETPIELRFPAYPTVVDINQIREILPHRFPFLLVDRVIEYNPGVSAVGIKNVTINDNFFPGHFPDRPIMPGVLMVEAMAQVGGLVMLQPEVGGSRDSFFFAGIDKVRFRKPVVAGDTLVMRMTLTKLQKRFGIAKMDGKAYVGGEVVCEGEFLMAMGSSE; this is encoded by the exons ATGGCTTCTTCAACTCTGTCTCATTCTCTCATATCTCCACTAAATTCTCAATCCCAAATCTCCAATCGACCCCCCCAAACTATTTCATTCAATCGATTATCAACTCCAAGAATCTCTAgatccaaattgacaactagtttaGTTGTCAATTGTACTTCAGCTGCAAGTGATACTGGTTCAAAAGATGAAACCCCTATTGAGCTCA GGTTCCCTGCATATCCTACGGTTGTTGATATCAATCAGATTCGTGAGATTTTGCCACACAG ATTTCCGTTTCTTTTGGTAGACAGGGTGATTGAGTACAATCCAGGAGTTTCAGCCGTTGGGATCAAGAATGTGACTATCAACGATAACTTTTTTCCGGGTCATTTTCCTGACAGACCAATTATGCCTGGTGTTCTTATGGTTGAG GCAATGGCACAAGTTGGTGGTTTGGTAATGTTGCAACCAGAAGTGGGAGGGTCACGTGACAGTTTCTTCTTTGCTGGAATCGACAAAGTGAGGTTCAGGAAACCAGTGGTGGCCGGAGACACGTTGGTGATGAGAATGACGCTCACCAAACTTCAAAAACGGTTCGGAATTGCTAAAATGGACGGGAAAGCGTATGTTGGAGGTGAGGTTGTATGTGAAGGTGAGTTCTTGATGGCCATGGGTAGTAGTGAGTGA
- the LOC139894323 gene encoding uncharacterized protein, which yields MFPDFTMGMMNRVFSRVRNLDAYPKVNEDFYSRTLSGGLITLASSIAMIFLVCSELGLYIQTVTESKLIVDTSRGEKLTINFDIIFPSVSCTLLSLDAIDISGEQHLDIKHAVMKNRIDPNGNVIQVRYDEIGKPKIGKPMQKDGRELAHNETYCGSCYGAETNETECCNSCDVVREAYRRRGWGLMNPDLIDQCKREGFVQRIKAEEGEGCNVYGSLEVNKVAGNFHFVKSFHLANMHVHQTPQTFQEDSYNISHKINKLSFGGHYPGIINPLDGVKWFQGTPNGMYQYFIKVVPTVYTPLRGPVIRSNQFSVTEHYKSPEVGQRSLPGVFFFYDLSAIKVTYTETRTSFLHFLTNICAIVGGIFTVAGIVDSFIYHGHRALKKKREIGKLG from the exons ATGTTTCCAg ATTTCACCATGGGGATGATGAATAGAGTGTTTAGCAGGGTACGTAATCTGGATGCGTATCCTAAAGTTAATGAAGATTTTTACAGTCGAACGCTTTCAGGTGGTCTTATTACGTTAGCTTCATCCATTGCAATGATATTTCTCGTTTGCTCAGAGCTTG GGCTATATATTCAAACAGTTACTGAATCGAAGCTTATAGTTGATACTTCAAGAGGGGAAAAACTAACGATTAAT TTTGATATCATATTCCCTTCTGTTTCGTGTACGCTGCTCAGTCTTGATGCCATTGATATCAGTGGGGAGCAACATCTTGATATT AAACATGCTGTAATGAAGAACAGAATCGATCCTAATGGAAATGTGATACAAGTGAGATATGATGAGATTGGGAAACCTAAAATTGGGAAACCAATGCAGAAAGATGGTAGAGAGCTTGCACATAATGAAACATATTGTGGTTCTTGCTATGGTGCTGAAACG AATGAAACTGAGTGTTGTAATTCTTGTGACGTGGTTCGTGAAGCGTATAGAAGGCGAGGCTGGGGATTAATGAACCCTGATTTGATTGACCAG TGCAAAAGAGAAGGTTTTGTACAAAGGATTAAAGCTGAAGAAGGTGAAGGTTGCAATGTATATGGATCTTTAGAAGTCAACAAAGTAGCTGGCAATTTTCACTTTGTCAAAAGTTTTCATCTTGCAAATATGCACGTACACCAAACACCTCAGACTTTTCAAGAGGACAGTTATAAT ATAAGTCACAAGATAAATAAACTGTCTTTTGGAGGCCATTATCCTGGTATTATCAATCCACTCGACGG GGTGAAATGGTTTCAAGGAACTCCAAACGGAATGTATCAGTATTTCATCAAG GTGGTACCAACAGTTTACACTCCTCTTAGAGGCCCGGTTATTCGGTCAAATCAG TTCTCTGTAACAGAACATTATAAAAGTCCAGAAGTCGGTCAACGGTCACTTCCTGGAGTCTTCTTTTTCTATGACCTTTCTGCAATCAAG GTGACTTACACGGAAACACGTACCTCCTTCTTACACTTCTTGACAAATATTTGTGCTATAGTTGGAG GTATCTTTACAGTTGCAGGAATCGTAGATTCATTTATTTACCATGGTCATAGggctttgaagaagaaaagggaaattgGAAAATTAGGCTAA
- the LOC139894324 gene encoding chlorophyll a-b binding protein CP24 10A, chloroplastic: MAATSSTAVLNGLGSHFLSGGKRSQTLLSAPAGSSATVAAAAPKRLVITAAVAPKKSWIPAVKGGGNLIDPEWLDGSLPGDFGFDPLGLGKDPAFLKWYREAELIHGRWAMAAVLGIFVGQAWSGIPWFEAGADPGAIAPFSFGTLLGTQLLLMGWVESKRWVDFFNPESQSVEWATPWSKTAENFANATGEQGYPGGKFFDPLSFAGTIQNGVYIPDTEKLDRLKLAEIKHARLAMVAMLIFYFEAGQGKTPLGALGL; encoded by the exons ATGGCAGCTACATCATCAACTGCTGTACTTAACGGATTAGGATCCCACTTTTTGTCTGGTGGTAAAAGGAGCCAAACCCTGCTCTCTGCCCCAGCTGGTAGTAGTGCTACCGTGGCGGCTGCCGCTCCTAAGCGGCTCGTCATCACGGCAGCTGTTGCCCCAAAGAAATCTTGGATCCCTGCCGTTAAAGGTGGCGGCAATCTTATCGACCCTGAATGGCTCGATGGCTC ACTCCCAGGAGACTTTGGGTTTGACCCACTTGGTCTAGGCAAGGACCCAGCATTCCTAAAATGGTACAGGGAAGCAGAGCTCATTCACGGGCGATGGGCTATGGCAGCTGTTCTCGGTATCTTTGTTGGTCAAGCATGGAGCGGTATCCCATGGTTCGAAGCTGGAGCCGACCCGGGGGCCATTGCACCCTTCTCATTTGGAACTCTTTTAGGAACCCAACTCCTACTCATGGGTTGGGTTGAAAGCAAGAGATGGGTTGATTTCTTCAACCCTGAATCACAATCAGTTGAGTGGGCCACCCCATGGTCAAAAACCGCCGAGAATTTTGCTAATGCTACCGGAGAACAAGGTTATCCAGGTGGCAAATTCTTTGACCCGTTGAGCTTTGCAGGCACGATTCAAAATGGAGTTTATATCCCGGATACTGAAAAGCTTGATAGACTGAAGTTGGCTGAGATTAAGCATGCAAGATTAGCAATGGTGGCAATGCTTATTTTCTACTTTGAGGCAGGACAAGGGAAAACACCATTAGGAGCTCTTGGGTTATAA